A segment of the Bacillus sp. es.034 genome:
GAATTCATAAGCGTCTTTCTCACTTCTGCCCTGATATCAAGTTCGATTAGTCTTTTGAGTCCCGGTGAAACGGGGGAATAAGAAAGAACCCCTCGTTCAAGCATGAGAGCAAGCCCGTATACAGACTGCTTTGTGGCCGGGAAGATCGCCACTTTCACTAGTTGAAAAACAAGCTCGGTATTTTCATCAAGGTTTGCTTTTCCTTTATCATTCAACTGAAGTGCGGCGGGTACAAGCTCAGGCAATTTTCTGCATAAATATCTCAGAAGAATGGCGTGCTGAGGAGCGACCAACCCTGTTTCGCGCATGGATCCGGCGAACGAAATGGCCTCCTTCTCCAGTTCTTCATGGGAAACCTCCATTAACTTCTTACGATATTCACCCGGCTGGACAATATTTTTACTCAAAGGGGACGGACCTTCAATGGCGGATACGTATTTCTCCAATACCAGTCGTTCCGCTGCACTAAGGTCGGAATGAAGCATTTTCTTAGCGGTCTCAATCATGGAAACGGTTCGTTTCACCATGATGGGTCTCTGTGCAGTCAACCGTTCGATTTCTTTGATCAGCGTAGTCGTAAGGGCTTGGTAAGACAATTTATCCGAAAGAAAGTGAAACAACTCTGTAGCCCTTTCACTCTGCTCCCCTCCTTCAATCCGCGCCGCTTCCGTCGCTTCCGGGAAAAGCAGGTTCAGGTTCAGCACCATTACTTCGTTCAGGAAATCCTGTGCCATCTCTGCCGTGACATCGGGATGTTCATATTGGGCTTCTGCAATCGAAAGCATCCTGAGTTCGCTCAGTATTTCGATAATCGAAGGCAGCCCCTTCGCCTGCAGGGATCCCGCCACAAGAGGCGGTTGAAGCTTGGATGCTTTTTCCCATGGACCGTCCTGGAATACCCCCGCTTTTTCAAAGCGGCTTGCACTTTGGTATAAAATCCCGAGCCCTTCGTCCGTATCCAGTAACCTCTGTGCTTCCTGATAGACGTCCGTTTGATACATAGATTTCGCAAATGAAGCTGCACTCTCCAATTCATTCAGTGCCAGCAAAAATCGTTCTTCCAGCTTAGAAGTTAATTCAAAAGCCATTTCAAAACTCCTTTATCGATCAGAATATCGGATAGGTTGTTTACACAAAGATGAACGATCTAAATATAAAAATTAAATTGTTCGTATTCCTTTAAAAGGTCCCTCATGACTTCGCTGTCTTCCCCATAAAAGAAAATCGTCCCGTAATGGTTCCCGAACCCGATTCGCTGAGCCACTTTTCCCTGGGCAGGACTGAACATATCATGCTTCTCGAAATAAGGATGGTTTTCCAGTTCGTCAGGTACCTCAAGCTTCTCGACATAATTCACATGGGGATGCACCATTAGACAACCCGCATGGGCTTTCGCTTTCTCACCTGTCGAAGGGAAGAATTCTCTTAACTCCTCTTCGGTTGTATTTGGGTCACCGCATAAAATCTGAGCCTGATAAGCGTTAAATCCATACGCCCGTTCAATCAGATCAAAAATATGCCCACCAGGCACCCTTGCTGCGACTTCACCGAAATGAAGGGTCCCATCGGATGTTATGAAATATTCAGGATGGATCACGCCATATTCAATTTCAAACGCATCAATGAGCTTTTGAATCGCCTCACGGATGATCGGGCGTTTTTCTTCAAGAGTGGGAGAAGCCGGTACGAAATTGGAATATCCCAATCGCACATATTCCGTTATATTTAAAAATTGGATTTTCCCTTTATGGATGAACGCTTCGCACGAGAATTCCTGACCGTCTAAATGACTCTCCATCAACAACGGGAATTCAGAATCGGTGAGCGCATCGATATCTTCAGGGTTCTCGATGGCGCGGTGGCCCACGGAGCCTGCTTTATCAAGAGGTTTGACATGAATGGGATCGTTCTTATCTCCTTCCACTTTCAAAAGGGCTTCATTCACCCTCTTCAAGAAGCGTCTTACATCCTCTTTATCCCGCGCCTCTTCAAATACACCCACTTTGATTCCCGCTATTTGGGCTTTTCGCTTCATCATCCCTTTATCCCTTAATAGGAGAGAGCGATTGAAGACGCGTGGTTCGCTGCGGAAACGGGAATTCAAAGCCCCGGCCCACTCCACACATTCTTCATATAAGGGGATGGCCACTTCAGCACCGAGTGACTTCAGCTGTTTATATAGATGATCAGAACCTTCGTTCAAGCGATCAAAGTCCCAGCCGATAAAAGCGATATCATGCTTTTCAGCGTATGCTTCGAAATCCGGAGGCCCTACGACTACGAATGGCCTGTTCAGTTTGGTGCACGCTTCGATTGCCGGCAGGCTCCAGCCGATGAGTGCCGTTAAATAGGGTTTGGTTTTATCCTTCACGCTCTGTTCTGCTTGCTGCAATTCAAGTTGATCTAATCCCATAGTTTCCTCTCCCTTTTTCACGTATTTATTCAGATTCCTCTTTAGCATAACAAAGCACTTTGAGATAATGAAGTATTATGCTGAATTTTCAATCTATTCGACAAATAAAGTGATAAACTGACAAAATTAACGAAAAATAAAACCCCCGATGCAGCAAGCACCGGGGGTTCATCTACACTCTATTATTCACCTAAATCGACATTATGATATACCTGTTGTACATCTTCCAGGTCTTCAATCGCATCAATCATTTTTTCAAATTGAGCTTGATCGTCTTCAGAAAGTTCAACATCATTCTGAGCTAGCATCGTTAGTTCTGCCACTGTAAAATCGGTGATACCGGCACCTTTAAATGCTTCTTGAACAGCATGGAATTGATCCGGCTCGGCATAAACGATGACGGAATCATCTTCTTCGATGATATCACGTGCGTCCACGTCCGCTTCCATGAGGATCTCCATTACGTCTTCTTCAGACTTTCCTTCGATGCCGATGACGGCTGTCGCATCGAACATATACGCTACAGATCCACTCACGCCCATATTCCCGCCATTCTTACCGAAAGCGGCACGCACTTCGGATGCTGTACGGTTGACGTTGTTCGTCAATGCATCCACGATGACCATGGATCCATTCGGTCCGAAGCCTTCATAGCGCAGTTCGTCATAATTTTCTTCTGAACCGCCCTTTGCCTTTTCGATGGCACGATCGACGATGTGTTTCGGTACGCTATACGTTTTCGCACGTTCAAGAACGAATTTCAACGTTTGGTTAAGCTCGGGATCCGGCTCACCCTGCTTCGCCGCCACATAAATCTCACGGCCGAATTTCGCATATATACGACTCGTATTGGCATCTTTAGACGCTTTCTTTTCTTTAATATTATTCCACTTACGTCCCATATCGTTTCACTCTCTTTCATTTATCTATGGATAGTTTCTGATCATAAAAGGTATATTCGATTCTATTATACATGAAACGGACACCTTTTGGCTAAGTGATTCCCTTCCGTCCTGTTCCGAAAAAAAGCCGACTCAGATGAGTCAGCTTTTTTCCTGGTAAGCACTGATGGCTTCGTATTCCTCTTCCAGCAAGCGTGGTAAACGAATGAAGATTGGCATGAGTTTAGTGTAAGCTTCCGTCGCTTTCGGGTCGGGCTGATGGGAATGAACGGACCCTACCATTTCACTTACTGCTTCCAAAGAGTCGATCATTCCACTGCCGTACATCCCGAGTACAACGGCACCAAGGCATGAGCTTTCGAAGCTTTCCGGTACTTCCACTTCCTGGTCGAATACGTCGGCAAGCATTTGACGCCATAATTCAGAACGTGCGAAGCCTCCTGTCGCCTGCACCCGTTTCGGGGTACCGATTAGTTCCTCCAGGGCGAGGAGCACACTGTATAAGTTCATGACGATCCCTTCAAGGACCGCACGGATCATATGCTCTTTTTTGTGATGCATCCCGAGTCCGAAGAAAGATCCGCGGGCTTTTGCATTCCAAAGGGGAGCCCGTTCACCGGCCATATAAGGATGGAACAGGAGTCCTTCTGATCCCGGCTCTATTTTGGCTGCAATGTCCGTAAGAACTTCATAGGGATCCTTCCCTAATCGTTTCGCCACTTCCACCTCTCCGGAAGCAAGTTCGTCCCGGACCCATCTGAAGATCATCCCGCCATTGTTCACGGGTCCGCCGATCACCCAGTGCTTTTCCGTCAGGGCATAGCAGAAGATCCGGCCTTTCGGATCGGTCACCGGACGGTCCGTCACGGCACGGATCGCCCCGCTTGTTCCGATTGTCACAGCGACCACTCCAGGCTCGATGGCATTCACGCCAAGATTCGATAGAACGCCGTCACTTGCCCCTACGACAAATGGCGTATCGGCAGGTAAGCCGAGCAGTTCGGTATATTCAGACTTCAACCCGACGAGGCTTTCCGTTGTGGATACCGGAGTCGATAACTGATCCTTTGTGACGCCGGCCACTTTCATGGCTTCCTCATCCCAAGCCAGGTTTTCCAGATGGAACATCCCCGTAGCAGATGCAATGGAATAATCCACGACATATTTACCGAACAAGCGATGGAAGACAAATTCCTTAATCGAAATGAATTTTGCAGCTTTATCGAACAATTCCGCCTTTTCATCCTTCAGCCAGGCAAGCTTCACAAGGGGTGACATCGGATGGATCGGTGTACCGGTCCTTCTATAAATCTCCATACCGTTCATTTCTTTCTTGATCTTCTTCGCCCATGAAGCACTTCGGTTATCCGCCCATGTAATGGAAGGGGTCAATGGCTGGTCTTTTTCATCCACAAGGATCAAACTGTGCATGGCGGAACTGAACGACACGAACGAAATCGTTTCTTCCGTACTTGAAGTCACTTCCTTGATGCACTTAAGGACAGCCTGAAAAATTTCTTCAGGATCCTGTTCAGCCGTCCCCGGGGTTGGTGTATGTAATGGATATTCGATTCCGTGACGCTCGATCGCTTTTCCTTCTTTATTAAATAGTACCGCTTTTGTACTGGTGGTCCCGATATCGACACCAATCATGAATTCTGACATCTTCGTTCCTCCTAAATAAATAGAGAAAAGGAAGAAGCGACATGGCTCTTCCCTCTTCTGCTATTATTCTAACCTATTTTAGCTGATGAATATCCCTAAAATGAACGCAACGGCAAAACCTACAAAACCAATGAGGGTTTCCATCACTGTCCAAGATTTTAACGTGTCTTTTACATCTAATCCAAAGTAACGGTTCACTAACCAGAAACCACTATCATTCACATGGGAGAAGACTGTCGCCCCTGAAGCGATGGCAATAACCATCAAACCAAGAACGGGACCTTGCATACCAAGGGTTTCGATCAGCGGGCTCATCAATCCTGCAGCTGTTACCATGGAAACAGTCGCTGAACCTTGAGCGACACGAACGACCATGGCGATCAAGAAGGCAAGGGCGATCGGCGGCAGGCTTGAACCAGCCATCATATTTCCTAATACTTCCCCTACACCGGAGTCGATCAATACTTGCTTGAATACTCCACCGGCACCTGTTACAAGAATGATGATCCCTGCAGGCTCAAGTGCTTTCGTTGCAATGTCCTGTACTTCCTGGCGGGAATATCCGCGCTTCGTACCTAATAGAACGAACGTCAACAGCGTTGCAATCGTTAAGGCTACGAATGGATGTCCTAAGAAAGTCAGGATGGAACGAATCGTGTTTCCTTCATCCAGGATAACACCCGAAAGCGTATTCAATAGAATCAATACTAAAGGAATCGAGATAAGAGAAGCAATCAAAGCAAAACTCGGAAGCTCTTTATCGTACTCTATTTCTTCAGCCTGCATATAGTCAGGAACCACTGCATGAATTCGTTTTGAGATCCATTTTGCAAAAAGTGGACCAGCGATGATCATGGATGGAACACCGGCAATCGCACCAAACAGGATGACCCATCCAAGGTCCGCCCCGATCAAGTCAGCAACCGCGATCGGTCCCGGA
Coding sequences within it:
- a CDS encoding ATP-grasp domain-containing protein, whose protein sequence is MGLDQLELQQAEQSVKDKTKPYLTALIGWSLPAIEACTKLNRPFVVVGPPDFEAYAEKHDIAFIGWDFDRLNEGSDHLYKQLKSLGAEVAIPLYEECVEWAGALNSRFRSEPRVFNRSLLLRDKGMMKRKAQIAGIKVGVFEEARDKEDVRRFLKRVNEALLKVEGDKNDPIHVKPLDKAGSVGHRAIENPEDIDALTDSEFPLLMESHLDGQEFSCEAFIHKGKIQFLNITEYVRLGYSNFVPASPTLEEKRPIIREAIQKLIDAFEIEYGVIHPEYFITSDGTLHFGEVAARVPGGHIFDLIERAYGFNAYQAQILCGDPNTTEEELREFFPSTGEKAKAHAGCLMVHPHVNYVEKLEVPDELENHPYFEKHDMFSPAQGKVAQRIGFGNHYGTIFFYGEDSEVMRDLLKEYEQFNFYI
- a CDS encoding YebC/PmpR family DNA-binding transcriptional regulator — encoded protein: MGRKWNNIKEKKASKDANTSRIYAKFGREIYVAAKQGEPDPELNQTLKFVLERAKTYSVPKHIVDRAIEKAKGGSEENYDELRYEGFGPNGSMVIVDALTNNVNRTASEVRAAFGKNGGNMGVSGSVAYMFDATAVIGIEGKSEEDVMEILMEADVDARDIIEEDDSVIVYAEPDQFHAVQEAFKGAGITDFTVAELTMLAQNDVELSEDDQAQFEKMIDAIEDLEDVQQVYHNVDLGE
- the gntK gene encoding gluconokinase translates to MIGVDIGTTSTKAVLFNKEGKAIERHGIEYPLHTPTPGTAEQDPEEIFQAVLKCIKEVTSSTEETISFVSFSSAMHSLILVDEKDQPLTPSITWADNRSASWAKKIKKEMNGMEIYRRTGTPIHPMSPLVKLAWLKDEKAELFDKAAKFISIKEFVFHRLFGKYVVDYSIASATGMFHLENLAWDEEAMKVAGVTKDQLSTPVSTTESLVGLKSEYTELLGLPADTPFVVGASDGVLSNLGVNAIEPGVVAVTIGTSGAIRAVTDRPVTDPKGRIFCYALTEKHWVIGGPVNNGGMIFRWVRDELASGEVEVAKRLGKDPYEVLTDIAAKIEPGSEGLLFHPYMAGERAPLWNAKARGSFFGLGMHHKKEHMIRAVLEGIVMNLYSVLLALEELIGTPKRVQATGGFARSELWRQMLADVFDQEVEVPESFESSCLGAVVLGMYGSGMIDSLEAVSEMVGSVHSHQPDPKATEAYTKLMPIFIRLPRLLEEEYEAISAYQEKS
- a CDS encoding GntP family permease; the encoded protein is MSDQMLILVALAGIFLLLFLVIKTKLHAFVALLLVSLIVGIAAGMPLQEVVASIQSGMGGTLGFVAVVVGLGAMFGRMLEVSGGAERLAQTLINKFGEDKAQWSLGITGFLVAIPVFFDVGFIILVPIVYGLARKTGKSLLYYGIPLLAGLAVTHSFIPPTPGPIAVADLIGADLGWVILFGAIAGVPSMIIAGPLFAKWISKRIHAVVPDYMQAEEIEYDKELPSFALIASLISIPLVLILLNTLSGVILDEGNTIRSILTFLGHPFVALTIATLLTFVLLGTKRGYSRQEVQDIATKALEPAGIIILVTGAGGVFKQVLIDSGVGEVLGNMMAGSSLPPIALAFLIAMVVRVAQGSATVSMVTAAGLMSPLIETLGMQGPVLGLMVIAIASGATVFSHVNDSGFWLVNRYFGLDVKDTLKSWTVMETLIGFVGFAVAFILGIFIS